Proteins encoded within one genomic window of Leptolyngbya sp. SIO1E4:
- a CDS encoding VOC family protein, with amino-acid sequence MEDTTLEIDHVVLAARSRVEAERELERAELGITRGRTIPGLGLSNLIVPLNSRQFLEIHYPNGEPPVQGAPPLLEFDQQALATHPSAPLIPMAWLVQVNQAARLHELAAANGETVMEVESEGPDLPSYSLVGFGTNFTRRWLPALIYWHEGVPSLSAAQKRRPTGINQIDVAGPKDEIHKWCGGIPKGLRTVNGTDGPHRVEVGFADGSNYIFGLA; translated from the coding sequence ATGGAAGATACAACCTTAGAGATAGATCACGTCGTTCTGGCGGCCCGAAGCCGGGTCGAGGCTGAACGAGAGCTTGAACGCGCCGAGTTGGGCATCACCCGCGGTCGCACTATTCCGGGCCTCGGCTTATCCAATCTCATCGTCCCATTGAACTCCAGACAATTCCTTGAGATCCACTATCCCAACGGCGAGCCCCCTGTGCAGGGGGCTCCACCGCTGCTCGAGTTTGACCAACAGGCCTTGGCTACACACCCGTCAGCGCCTCTGATCCCTATGGCTTGGCTGGTGCAGGTCAATCAGGCGGCGCGACTGCATGAACTCGCTGCCGCCAATGGCGAGACCGTGATGGAGGTGGAGAGTGAAGGTCCAGACCTGCCTTCCTACTCGTTGGTCGGTTTTGGCACCAACTTCACGCGGCGATGGCTACCTGCTCTGATCTACTGGCACGAGGGCGTCCCATCGCTCAGCGCCGCTCAGAAGCGCCGCCCAACCGGCATCAATCAGATCGACGTGGCGGGTCCAAAGGACGAGATTCATAAGTGGTGCGGCGGTATCCCCAAAGGCCTGCGGACCGTAAACGGAACCGACGGACCACATCGGGTAGAAGTCGGTTTTGCTGACGGCTCTAACTATATCTTTGGACTCGCCTGA
- a CDS encoding ssl1498 family light-harvesting-like protein produces the protein MYTTQLDNGVLNAYAVEPKPYLADYPSPEQQRRYALQGAVSALLVTSLFMVAFAVS, from the coding sequence ATGTACACCACTCAACTCGATAACGGGGTTCTCAATGCTTACGCAGTAGAGCCTAAGCCCTATTTGGCAGACTATCCCTCCCCAGAACAGCAACGGCGCTATGCCCTGCAAGGTGCCGTTTCGGCTTTATTGGTCACTAGCTTATTCATGGTTGCGTTTGCGGTGAGCTAG